One genomic segment of Myotis daubentonii chromosome 14, mMyoDau2.1, whole genome shotgun sequence includes these proteins:
- the CCRL2 gene encoding C-C chemokine receptor-like 2 yields the protein MANYTDEDYDVLIDPLFDNETLIKDSAEPCPPYDPTVLSAQLLPQLYTAVSLLGLLDNILAVFILVKCQRLRHAEHIYLLNLAVSNLCFSLTLPFRAHAASHGGTLGHPTCTVLVALSSVGLHSEVLFNALLTLQSYLVCFHARSLSPAARRRACGILASALAWLVAALLALPEVLQCTAQGDSRGSRCPCSRPHFLPGQGTGWQPFLTLKVNVAGLLVPLLVFIVCLVRLGKTLRKSDLSQLVFAIMVVFLLMWGPYNVVLFLSAFKDAFSLRDCGSRYHLDRSFQVTAIIASTHCCVNPLLYALLDKACRRCLCSRCCPLPPTEDPAQDTPWEEHDHSTQL from the coding sequence ATGGCTAATTACACCGACGAGGATTATGACGTCCTCATCGACCCTCTGTTTGACAACGAGACTCTCATAAAAGACAGCGCCGAGCCATGCCCCCCGTACGACCCCACCGTCCTCTCGGCCCAGCTGCTGCCTCAGCTCTACACCGCCGTGTCCCTGCTGGGCCTCCTGGACAACATCTTGGCGGTGTTTATCCTGGTCAAATGCCAAAGGCTCCGACACGCGGAACACATCTACCTCCTAAACTTGGCCGTGTCTAATCTGTGTTTCTCGCTCACCTTGCCGTTCCGGGCCCACGCTGCCTCCCACGGGGGGACCCTGGGCCATCCCACGTGTACCGTTCTGGTGGCACTGTCCTCCGTGGGCCTGCACAGCGAGGTATTATTCAACGCCCTCCTGACCCTGCAGAGCTACCTGGTGTGTTTCCACGCGAGAAGCTTGTCCCCAGCGGCCAGGAGGAGGGCCTGTGGCATCCTCGCCAgtgccctggcctggctggtggccGCTCTGCTGGCGCTGCCCGAGGTCCTGCAGTGCACGGCTCAGGGGGACAGCCGGGGGTCCAGGTGCCCCTGCAGCAGGCCTCACTTCCTGCCGGGCCAGGGGACGGGCTGGCAGCCCTTTCTGACCTTGAAGGTGAACGTGGCGGGCCTTCTGGTCCCACTGCTGGTTTTTATCGTTTGCCTTGTGCGACTGGGGAAAACGCTCAGGAAGTCTGACCTTTCCCAGCTGGTTTTCGCCATCATGGTTGTTTTCCTTCTGATGTGGGGACCCTACAATGTGGTGCTGTTCCTGTCTGCGTTCAAGGACGCCTTCTCGCTGCGGGACTGTGGGAGCCGCTACCACCTGGACAGGAGCTTCCAGGTGACAGCCATCATCGCCAGCACCCACTGCTGCGTGAACCCGCTCCTCTACGCGCTCCTCGACAAGGCGTGTCGGAGGTGCCTCTGCTCTCGCTGCTGTCCACTTCCGCCCACCGAGGACCCTGCACAAGATACGCCATGGGAAGAGCATGACCACTCCACTCAACTGTAA